GAGGGAAAATTAACACAAAATATTTTGAAGATGCATGGAAGTACAAATCTGTAGTATCAGGCAGTGTATTTTAAGATGTTGAATGTTCCCCCTTCTAGTTGGCTACAATACAACTGTTCATTTCGCCCTTTACATAAGTCCAACAACTGGGGTCTTCTGGATTCATGGCTCACTTCGCGCCTTGCACGCCATCTTTGATTACTTTGTCCTTTTGCGCACTTTGTCGAAATGCCTAGTCGCTAGTCCCTTCCTGATCAAGTAATATGACCATCTTTTTCTCAAGCAATATGACATCAAAATTTTTGTCTGATGGATGACACATGTGCACTTTCTTCTTGCTTACTAATTATTATCATTAAATAAATGACACGTTAAATCCAACTGTATATGAAACAGAGACCTACCTGTAGAAGGAATggtgccatataaggatcaaaCCCTTTATCAGGAATGATGAATAATTCCTTTGTTTAGCAGTCATTCATATGAATGCAGAGGAAGTGGAAAGCCATCCATGCAATTAATGAGTTTGTATCCTAGCTGGAGTGGCTTGGCTTATGAAAGAAGCACCTTATAGCTATAGGCTCTGATGCTAGTAATCCTAGAATGTTGGATTACATGGACAAGCTAAGTTTTAGCCTTTAGGGATATGGTTTTGGTTTTATTGATAGGATTTTCCTTACCATCCGTATTACTGACAGGATTTGTAGGgatcaaaatagaaaaaaagtgaaaaataattttaaaatggCAGGGAATACTTCCGCCATCACCAGTGAACCAGCGACAGGGATACTCAGTTTCTACCCATATCAATAATTTGAAATAAAAAGCCTTTTCTCTTTCAGGTTACTGAACTCATTCTGAAATTTCTGTCTGTTATCTTCCAAATTTGCACGGCAAAGTACTAATCATTAATCAATCTAGCTATTTATGTTTTCTTTTGCTGAATGCAGTAGGTTAGCAAATTCTGTATCATCCTGTATTACCATGACGGTTTCATAAAATTCTAACATTTATTTTCATATACGCAGGACACGAGCACTGCCCAGTCCCATTATGGGAAAGGGAATTCTGCAGTTACGTTGGCAACATTTCCTGGCAGAGGTTCTGCGAAAACAAGCAATATGTTTCAGTATATAATAACCTTGAGCAGTGGGATGATTCAGGAGCCTTTGAGAATTTTCAGAATGCAAAGGCAAGGTTCTGGTCTAATTATCATGGCCAACCTTCTGATATTCCTTTGCCAGGCCCTGATATGTACATTGATAAGGTCGACCACCGCTGCAAAGTTGATCCCGAGTTGGTAGCTGACCTGGACAAGGTACGGCTACCATTTGATTCAGATTATTCAGCCCCGGCTACTGGATCGGGCAATGCCGGGGCAGTTAACAAGTGTACCCAGAACGAATCTGGAAACTGGGACATCTACATAGAAAAGCCAGCTGAAGTGAATAAGTGGGACTGGGAGGCCAGTCTAGGATCCAAGGCTATTTGGGGAGGGAACAATGAATCTTCCAGTAAATGGGGTAATGGCAACTCCGGTTGGGGTGCTGCTTTGGAGAAGCCTAGTTGGCGTGGCTGGAGCAATGAACAGCATGCATCAAACAACAGGAATGATAGCTTCTATGGTGGATCCAACAATAATAGACATTGGAATGAGGATCCAAGTCACACGTCTGGAAGAAAACGGAACAGCAGCGGGTACTTCCAGCAGAGGAACAATAAACAGAGGAACCAGGATGACGGGTACCACCAAAGAAGCGGCTGGCAGGATCATAGAGGAAGAAATAAGGACTGGCGACCATTGCACAACAGGGCCTGGGAATAGAAGGTGGCTGGTCCAGTGGCAAAATCGCCAAGTGTTTTGTTGTGAGATGAGTAGTTTGTAGCTTTTGTTTTGAAGTAGTGCAGTGGGCTGCTGGCAAATTGGTACGTGTAAATAAACGTTTGAGTTGTGCTGTTGCTCTTTAGGAGCTGTGGTCCTGTTTTTCTTTTGCTGTAATGGGAGCATGCCCCCAAAAGGAGTTTATTTCAAAGGAAGTTCACCTGGTTATACTTCTCTCCATTAGCTCTGTTCATCGTTTCAGGAAAATTCTAAAAGGAGTTTAGTTTCTCCAAGTTGAGATTTTTATGCTATGGCCGCCGCTTTCGAAATAGCCCAAAAATTGGCATCCGTTACCTCCTCGATGGTCCGCCGATGACTCCTCACCGCAGAAAGTCCGGCAGCCACCAGCCAGGTCCCTAGTACCCTACGACAAGCTTACGCAGTTGCCCATGTTTTCGTGTCCCAACGACAATGCGCCGGCGTGCGGCCCAGGTGTTCCGGCTACACCGATCCGCCCACAAATCTTGACGCCGGCCAAGTCtccggccgccacgccgcgcgGTCGCCGACACCCGggaggaagggaaaggaagCCGTGCAGCCCCGACGCGAACACGACGCACCAGAGTTTTGGGGCGTGTTTGGATTGTTACCAATCGCAACCCtaccaaaaaaaaattagtGCGCCTACAGAATTTGGTTTGCTGCCGACGATTGGCGTGCCAACGAGCTCCTGACGGCGCAGCACAGCCAACGCAGGCGAAAACGAGGGCGAGGAAATGGCTCGCCCACGCTTTGGCAGCCAACGGGAGCTCCAGGGAGCAACGTGGCAGCAGTTTACTTGCTACACGAACTCCAAAAAGTAAGGATTAAGAAGCTTCAAGTGCTAATATTTGCTAAATGATGCATCCTATTGAAAAACCGATTACATCTACAAAATAAGATCTCAGTTGACGACTATatttagaagaagaaaaaatattatGTCATACTCATATGTTAAACGATATTTGGCAATCTTTGGTAACCCATGTTTTGGCATCGCCTATGATTTGATTATGACCAATTTTTGGTAGAGCATACTTGGCACAGACCAAGCGTGCCCTCGGTAACCCGAAACGTTCTGGCGTCTCGGGCTCTCGGCCTCTCCACGTCCACGGTCCACCACCACACCAAAGCTAGCCAATACGGCACGACGGCCAGCCCCTGCTCCCCACCTTCCGCCGCGGACTCTCACTCTCTCTCGGCCCCTCTGCTTCCTGCGACTCTGCCCCGCCTGGCCGGGCCGCCTCTAGGGTTTTGCCGCCGATCTCTCGCTCGCTTCCGTCCGGTCGaaatggtggaggtggaggaggtcgggAACAAGATGCAGTCGCAGATGCGCCTccacgcggccgcggcggtggaggacgacgacgccgaccTCCCGCTCCCCGCCCTCTTCGACAGGGCGTCCCGGCTCCACGGCCTCGCCTCCAGCTCCGCCCTCGACCAGGTTCCCCCCTATTCAGGATCGCCTCGTCCTTCTCGTAATCACCAAGAGGTTTGTGCTTATTACGTTGGTGGATTTTGTGATGGGCAGGAAGGGATCCGGAAGGGGGTCGAGCTGCTTCGGCGCTGCGACGATATGGTCAGCAAGCTCGGCCTCTTCTCCCCCAATGAGACCAAGGAAGACGTCTCCACCGCCAACCTCAAATACCTGCTGGTAAGGCTCCTCTCCATCCCCCTGCTCTGTTTATGACTTCATGAAACAGGCCATACATGACTCTAGAAGGGTTGTCAGTTGTCAGCGCAGCTCGGATCACAACAATTGCTATTATGGTTATATCTCTGATCTTTGTTGGTAATTTAGGTCCCATACTATCTCGGGGAAATGACTGAGAAGATTGCTCAGGAGGACAGGATCCCAATTCTTAAGGCATCACAGAACCATTTCAAGGTTAGCAATCTGTCCTGCCACATTGATTCATTTGCCAGCAGATCACCCATTACTCATGTACGAATCACTCCTTTTTGGTTCTGCAGGAGTTCGTTGCTCTAGGTGAAGTACTAGAGCTTATTCCACAAGATGAGCTTGAATTATCTAGACGGAAGCAGCCTGATACTATGGCAAACAGAAGAGCACAGAAGGTGAGACCAAATTACTTTTTTCGCTAGTAACACGAACAGTTTGCAGTCTAGAATAGAAAGCTAGAAAGACAATAAATATGTGACATGATCCTTCCATTGAGCCTCCAAAATCTGGGCTATATAGGCTGCTTACACTTCACATGTTTTTGACTCAGTTAATCTCCTGTAATTTACTCCATTTCTCATTTCTGGAGACTAGATTGCCCGGTTCAAACGTCAAAAAGCTGCGGAAACGAAGCTCCAAGAGAttaaagagagaaaagaaaggcGTGGGCGTTCATTGAGGGCAGCTGCTTTATCTGCTCCTGTTGAAGCTGGGGAGGAAGATGCCTTGGAGGATGatggggaggaagaaagagaggttAGCATCCCACACCTGGAAGGTGTTCTGTGTTGAATCATATGTTCATTCTGGTTTCTATATTTCAGCATATTTCAATTTAAAATGAGCTGTGATATACTAGAACATATAGCTTTGCTCTTCTTCACAGGAGgggttttattttttaaaaacattGAAATGAGCTGTGATATACTAGAAAATATAGCTTTTCTCCTCTTGACAGGAGggattttattttaatttttcaaaTTAACATGAGCTGTGATATTCTAGAAGATGAAGCTCTATTCCATTTGACATAAGGGATTTTCATTTGATGCATGTAGGGAGCTTTATGAATTTGATGCATGTAGCTAGTTCTTAATTACCTGCAGGAAGTCAACCACACACCCTGTGATGCTCCTTTTAGTGCATACCAAGCCCATGAGGATCTTGTTCTCTCTAGTGACACTTGACACATATTTATCCCATAGAAATAAATCTTCACTGCATGGTCTTCAAATTTTAATGCTTATTCTTTCTATGCTATTTAAATTGGCATGACTAAATGATTCTTTCGGAATCTAGACATAGGGTTTTCATACCTTATTGATGTGTGTTTCCAAAGTTTATATTATTACCTTGCACTTTTTTGTAATTAATTGGAACATATGCTCTGGTTCTGATTTACTTTTGCCATGCTGCAGGCTTGGTTAGCTACTACCTCATTGGCTCTCTGCAAGGTTAGTCTGCTATGGCATCAAATGTTACATAAGCTGATTTTAGAGGGTTTCTGTTTCTCAAATTGCAGTACTTGCATTCATAATATTTAAGCACTAATAAATCTGTTGTGATTCCTTATGTAGGCCTTTGATCTTCTCGACAtgctaaagaaggaagaagaaatgcTTCTAGCTGtaaaggaaagaaaggaaaaggtaaTGCTAATGATAGTGATTTGGCTATTTCTTGTCAGTAGCATCTTAGGATGATCATTTTTAGGAAACTTTTTTCTTCTGAGAATGTGGGATTCTCAGGCTATCAGGCCTCACATAAATATGATAAATGCATATAAGTTCTGCTTTGTGCAATTTGGATGGGGGATATATTGTTAGCTATATAATGGGGAAATTTCaacttgtaagcagccttaagaaaaaaaatgttggaacaGGAATTACAGTAGCTTTCTTGTATATGAATACACAAAATTTTAAAGTAGCTGTGTTCTCAACATATCATGTGCCAAATGTTAACCAAAGATGTGATGTCTTCTGATTGGCATCTCTTCATATAGCTTTTTTCCCTTATGATTGGGAACAGCTACAGGACACTGGAAACATTTCATCCCATGAGTTCTTTTTTATTTGGgaaattaatatatatatatttcatatgGTTTGAATCTGGTCGTTGGCTAGTTTCTGCATATTTATGAAGAAACCGTGGCTATTAAAATGTCTAGAAGTAATCCTTTCTCAACATATAATCCAGTAGATTTTCTACCCCAAAAGCAATCACTTTCATTGAACAGAAATGTTGCCTGGAGTAACCTTTCCATTTATGTAGGATGGGAATGCATTTGCTCGTGAAATGCTTGATGAACGTACACAAAAAGCTGAAGCATGGCACCATAATGCTGCAAACCGTGCACCATATTCCAAACCAGCTGATCCAATCACCTGTGCAACATTTGCTCAAGACGTCCTTGAAGGTAGAGCAAGTGTTTCGCAAGCTCATGAGCACAAACACCAACCCATGATATTTGGACCTGCAAGCCTTGTTGGTGGAGGACTGACCAGTGAAAGGGAAAGAATGGCAGCACAAGTTTTTCAGCCTGGTTACAGGTATGCCTTCGAATACAGCCAAACACTGCAATATTTGCCATTTTCCGTATTGTGCATCTCTGCTAATGATAACATTAGCTAACATGGAATGAGCACTATTTACCACAATCCCTAATGAAACACATTGTTAAGTTACAATGTCATACTGATAAATCAGATCATGCACCTCTGGATTGATCCTATACGGTCCATGATTTGATGTTTCATGAAGCATTGTTGGAGCTAATGAGAGGTACCCTTGCTGTCATTATATAGGCTGCCAACGATGAGCATAGAAGAAGCTGGTTTGTGCGAAATGAAAATGATGGAGAAATGGCAAGAAAGGACTGCAAATATGATCAAAGAAGCAAACTCGGCGTGGCACAAGGACGGCACTAGCTCAGCCCAAGAGGATGAGGATGCCGAGGAGGCCAAAGCGAGAGCATGGGACGACTGGAAGGATGACAATCCTCGTGGCGC
This portion of the Setaria viridis chromosome 7, Setaria_viridis_v4.0, whole genome shotgun sequence genome encodes:
- the LOC117862619 gene encoding uncharacterized protein; protein product: MGGWNRSRYVRRQPDRSRRPPPLPPPDYGHEHCPVPLWEREFCSYVGNISWQRFCENKQYVSVYNNLEQWDDSGAFENFQNAKARFWSNYHGQPSDIPLPGPDMYIDKVDHRCKVDPELVADLDKVRLPFDSDYSAPATGSGNAGAVNKCTQNESGNWDIYIEKPAEVNKWDWEASLGSKAIWGGNNESSSKWGNGNSGWGAALEKPSWRGWSNEQHASNNRNDSFYGGSNNNRHWNEDPSHTSGRKRNSSGYFQQRNNKQRNQDDGYHQRSGWQDHRGRNKDWRPLHNRAWE
- the LOC117865491 gene encoding PP2A regulatory subunit TAP46 — protein: MVEVEEVGNKMQSQMRLHAAAAVEDDDADLPLPALFDRASRLHGLASSSALDQEGIRKGVELLRRCDDMVSKLGLFSPNETKEDVSTANLKYLLVPYYLGEMTEKIAQEDRIPILKASQNHFKEFVALGEVLELIPQDELELSRRKQPDTMANRRAQKIARFKRQKAAETKLQEIKERKERRGRSLRAAALSAPVEAGEEDALEDDGEEEREAWLATTSLALCKAFDLLDMLKKEEEMLLAVKERKEKDGNAFAREMLDERTQKAEAWHHNAANRAPYSKPADPITCATFAQDVLEGRASVSQAHEHKHQPMIFGPASLVGGGLTSERERMAAQVFQPGYRLPTMSIEEAGLCEMKMMEKWQERTANMIKEANSAWHKDGTSSAQEDEDAEEAKARAWDDWKDDNPRGAGNKKLTPCG